In Methanosarcina barkeri MS, a single window of DNA contains:
- a CDS encoding glycosyltransferase family 4 protein produces the protein MVKSKNLQKLNICIVTFPLLSRSGSYYTIINNFLRILSPLVNEIFLITGNFSDDMGFDSKIRILDVNTHQKEGNIFYKTISQIIAQIKISLLLIRICKHFDGPAFMLSGTLLLPTITAKFLRKTSVLTAVASGSTNTRMIYKTATFYKRYYYYLSERVLELLTFNAATYIGVESPNVALFMNLPLNKVIGNGHLFFMDGNFRQTHNFANRPYCIGYVGRLSREKGVFNFVTALPDITLRCPDLHVTITGDGSLYSEIKTFLEQNELYKRVDFPGWISHDALPNYLNQLRLLVLPSYTEGLPNIMLEAMSCGTPVLATSVGAIPDVIIDGKNGFIMENNSPECIVENVIRALNFPDLEQIAENGKRFVEENFSFEKTVENWREILQNIE, from the coding sequence ATGGTTAAATCAAAAAATCTTCAAAAACTGAATATTTGCATTGTTACATTCCCTCTTCTATCCCGTTCTGGAAGTTACTACACTATCATAAACAATTTTTTAAGGATTCTCTCACCACTTGTGAATGAAATATTTCTTATAACAGGTAATTTTTCAGATGATATGGGATTTGATAGCAAAATAAGGATCTTAGATGTAAATACTCATCAAAAGGAGGGAAATATTTTTTATAAAACTATCTCTCAGATTATTGCCCAAATAAAAATATCTCTCCTTTTGATAAGGATATGCAAGCATTTTGACGGTCCTGCGTTTATGTTATCTGGCACTTTGTTATTACCTACTATTACAGCTAAGTTTCTTAGAAAAACATCAGTTCTAACCGCAGTGGCATCTGGCTCTACTAACACTCGTATGATCTATAAGACTGCCACGTTCTATAAGAGATATTACTATTATTTATCAGAGAGGGTACTGGAACTATTGACTTTCAATGCAGCTACATATATTGGCGTAGAATCGCCTAATGTTGCTCTCTTTATGAATCTTCCTCTTAACAAAGTCATAGGAAATGGTCACTTGTTCTTCATGGACGGTAATTTTAGGCAAACCCACAATTTTGCCAATAGACCTTATTGTATCGGCTATGTAGGCCGCCTTAGTCGAGAAAAGGGCGTCTTTAATTTTGTTACAGCTTTACCGGATATAACTTTGAGATGTCCAGACCTTCATGTTACTATTACAGGAGATGGTTCACTCTACAGCGAAATCAAGACTTTTCTCGAACAAAATGAGCTTTACAAGCGAGTTGATTTTCCGGGCTGGATTTCTCACGATGCCCTCCCTAACTACCTTAACCAGCTCCGGCTCCTCGTCCTCCCCTCCTACACCGAGGGGCTCCCGAACATCATGCTTGAGGCGATGTCTTGCGGGACCCCGGTGCTCGCGACGTCGGTCGGGGCGATACCGGATGTTATAATAGACGGGAAAAACGGATTCATTATGGAGAATAACTCGCCTGAGTGCATTGTGGAAAATGTAATTCGGGCGCTGAATTTTCCGGACTTGGAGCAGATTGCAGAAAACGGGAAGCGGTTTGTAGAGGAGAATTTCTCGTTTGAAAAAACCGTGGAAAACTGGAGGGAAATTCTTCAAAACATTGAGTAG
- a CDS encoding glycosyltransferase family 4 protein, whose translation MKNIIMLRSQYPDARLEKEARGLIESGYDVTLLVWDRGRISEIQRSCICRVKRFKLAVSPDSFKVCFYLPIWWLYIIFQLLSEKWDIIHAADFDTFAPALIMTRITKKPIIYDIFDFYADMIRFPIFPKISRIFFAKTDRFLMRFADVVIIPDDSRREQIGLSNNENVVTIVNAPPDTFSNNNVVPDSLSENFTIFYGGGINDDRGIDIMCKAVKTLSGVRLIIMGPCSEACGVRLKSICQNVPSIELYLKWTLHQEIISQAMNANILFAFYDPNIPNNKYASPNKLFEAMMCSKPILVNDNTSMAKIVREEDCGLVVPYGNVDAIKHAILTLKNDPTLCKRLGKNGRKAYATKYSWEIMEERLLEVYRRLDPERR comes from the coding sequence ATGAAAAACATAATTATGCTAAGATCTCAATATCCAGATGCAAGATTGGAAAAAGAGGCCAGAGGTCTCATAGAATCGGGATATGATGTAACATTGCTAGTTTGGGACAGGGGGAGAATCAGCGAAATTCAACGATCTTGCATATGTCGGGTAAAGAGATTTAAATTAGCTGTTTCACCAGACAGCTTCAAGGTCTGTTTTTATTTGCCCATCTGGTGGCTTTATATTATTTTTCAATTGCTAAGTGAAAAATGGGATATCATACATGCCGCAGACTTTGATACTTTTGCTCCAGCACTTATCATGACAAGGATTACAAAAAAGCCAATTATATATGACATCTTTGATTTCTACGCAGATATGATCAGATTCCCCATATTCCCAAAGATTTCCCGGATTTTTTTTGCGAAGACTGATCGTTTCCTTATGAGATTTGCAGATGTTGTTATTATACCCGATGATTCGCGAAGAGAGCAGATTGGTCTTTCAAATAATGAAAACGTTGTAACTATCGTTAATGCACCACCAGATACATTCTCCAATAATAACGTAGTTCCAGATTCTCTTTCAGAAAACTTCACCATTTTTTACGGTGGCGGGATCAATGATGATCGAGGAATAGATATTATGTGTAAGGCGGTTAAAACCCTCTCTGGTGTTAGATTAATAATTATGGGACCGTGCTCTGAGGCATGTGGTGTTCGTTTAAAGAGCATTTGCCAAAATGTACCAAGTATTGAATTATACTTAAAGTGGACTCTACATCAAGAAATTATCAGCCAGGCGATGAATGCTAATATACTGTTTGCTTTTTACGATCCAAACATCCCTAATAATAAATATGCCAGTCCCAATAAGTTGTTTGAGGCCATGATGTGTAGCAAACCAATTTTGGTAAATGATAACACTAGCATGGCCAAAATTGTAAGGGAAGAAGACTGTGGTCTTGTCGTACCGTATGGGAACGTTGACGCTATCAAGCATGCAATTCTTACGCTCAAAAACGATCCCACACTATGTAAACGCCTTGGTAAGAATGGACGGAAAGCCTATGCGACTAAGTACAGCTGGGAAATTATGGAGGAGAGGTTGCTTGAAGTTTATAGGAGACTGGATCCTGAGAGAAGATAG